A genomic stretch from Terriglobus sp. RCC_193 includes:
- the argJ gene encoding bifunctional glutamate N-acetyltransferase/amino-acid acetyltransferase ArgJ: MASLRKELPRGFRWAAVKAGIKASGRTDVAVAVADRVASAAVMFTDNQVVAAPVTVGRKHMAATQGRVKVVVVNAGNANCATGAPGIAVAEETCHKAAELFGCTAEEVIPSSTGIIGVPLPVEKLTKALPLAAERLANSNKAAEDFATAIMTTDTKMKVSQATVEAAETSVRIFGCCKGAGMIGPQLGPPHATMLVYLFTDLAVDPAVLRELLQGRVEASFNSISVDGDTSTNDTVLLLASGASGVKWSDAPRSFQDDFCDALQQVCNELAHAIIDDGEGVTHVVTLEISGTANDADAKTIAKSIAHSPLCKTAWSSADPNWGRIIAAAGYAGVPFSPEETTVTIGGVKVFDRGVRAAGYDEAVVHEKMKQREYTIAVSVGTGPGRARFLTCDLTVEYVHINADYST, encoded by the coding sequence TTGGCATCATTAAGAAAAGAATTGCCGCGCGGGTTCCGTTGGGCGGCTGTAAAGGCTGGTATTAAGGCCAGCGGTCGTACCGATGTGGCGGTGGCTGTGGCGGATCGTGTGGCTTCAGCCGCGGTCATGTTTACGGACAATCAGGTGGTGGCTGCGCCGGTAACGGTAGGGCGGAAACACATGGCCGCCACGCAGGGCCGGGTGAAGGTCGTGGTGGTCAACGCTGGCAATGCAAACTGTGCCACGGGAGCGCCGGGTATCGCCGTTGCGGAAGAGACCTGCCACAAGGCTGCGGAACTGTTCGGCTGTACAGCGGAGGAGGTTATCCCGTCCTCCACCGGCATCATTGGCGTGCCATTGCCAGTAGAAAAGCTGACGAAGGCGCTGCCGCTGGCTGCGGAACGCCTGGCGAACAGCAACAAAGCAGCGGAAGATTTTGCTACCGCGATTATGACGACCGACACCAAGATGAAGGTGTCGCAGGCGACGGTGGAAGCGGCGGAAACCTCTGTGCGCATTTTTGGATGCTGCAAAGGTGCTGGCATGATCGGGCCGCAGCTTGGACCACCGCACGCGACCATGTTGGTCTATCTGTTTACGGATCTTGCCGTGGACCCTGCGGTTCTGCGCGAGTTGCTGCAGGGCCGTGTGGAGGCCAGCTTCAACTCCATCAGCGTGGACGGCGATACGTCAACGAATGACACGGTGCTTCTACTGGCCAGTGGTGCCAGTGGTGTGAAGTGGAGCGATGCACCGCGCAGCTTTCAGGACGATTTCTGCGATGCGCTGCAGCAGGTATGCAATGAACTTGCGCACGCCATCATTGATGATGGCGAAGGTGTGACGCACGTCGTTACGCTGGAGATCAGCGGTACCGCAAACGACGCGGATGCAAAGACCATCGCCAAATCCATCGCGCATTCGCCACTCTGCAAGACAGCGTGGTCCAGCGCCGACCCGAACTGGGGACGCATTATTGCCGCAGCAGGCTATGCGGGCGTGCCGTTCTCGCCGGAAGAGACGACCGTCACCATCGGTGGCGTGAAGGTCTTTGACCGCGGTGTGCGCGCCGCTGGATATGACGAAGCTGTTGTCCACGAGAAGATGAAGCAGCGCGAATACACCATTGCCGTGAGTGTTGGCACCGGGCCGGGGCGTGCTCGTTTCCTTACGTGCGACCTCACGGTGGAGTACGTGCATATCAACGCGGATTATTCGACCTAA
- a CDS encoding Gfo/Idh/MocA family oxidoreductase, with amino-acid sequence MRRIRTGVVGFGLAGRVFHAPFVDAIPELELAYIVQRSGDEARHAFPQAEQLRSFEELLQSDVELVVLGTPTISHYPMTKQALLAGKNVVCDKPMTTTTAQAEELERIAHEKGLLLFPFHNRRWDGDFQTLQGIIRDGRVGRVVMLESRFDRYRPEPKPNAWREEETAGGGQLYDIGPHLMDQALTLFGRPSTLTANLRSDRNVGKVPDGFDLTLVFDTGREDRKITVKLGTTVLAADPAPRYRLNGTGGSYVKYGLDPQEPAILAGHLPPRQGAEEVWLQEPEDRYGILTYCPNTQKPNELERETIPTLRGDYRGFYQNVADSLLGLAAPEVTARCAVRTARMIDLAYESARIGATVRVDHTGW; translated from the coding sequence TTGCGTCGCATTCGCACGGGAGTTGTGGGATTTGGACTGGCAGGACGCGTTTTTCACGCGCCCTTTGTAGATGCTATTCCTGAACTGGAGCTGGCTTATATAGTCCAGCGTTCCGGCGACGAGGCACGACACGCCTTTCCGCAGGCGGAGCAGCTTCGCAGTTTCGAAGAACTTCTGCAGAGTGACGTGGAGCTGGTGGTGCTGGGAACGCCCACCATCAGCCACTACCCCATGACCAAACAGGCACTGCTGGCGGGCAAAAACGTGGTCTGCGACAAGCCCATGACCACCACCACGGCCCAGGCCGAGGAACTGGAGCGGATTGCCCATGAGAAGGGGCTGTTGCTGTTTCCGTTCCACAACCGCCGCTGGGATGGCGACTTTCAGACATTGCAGGGAATCATTCGCGATGGCCGCGTGGGCCGCGTTGTCATGTTGGAGTCGCGGTTTGACCGCTATCGCCCTGAACCGAAGCCAAATGCATGGCGTGAGGAAGAAACAGCGGGTGGCGGCCAGCTTTATGACATTGGGCCACACCTGATGGATCAGGCGCTGACGCTCTTTGGACGTCCGTCTACGCTGACGGCGAATCTTCGTTCCGACCGCAATGTGGGCAAGGTTCCGGATGGCTTTGACCTGACACTGGTGTTCGACACGGGCAGGGAAGACCGCAAGATTACGGTGAAGCTGGGCACCACGGTGCTGGCCGCCGATCCGGCGCCGCGCTATCGCCTGAATGGTACGGGTGGTAGCTATGTAAAGTACGGGTTGGACCCGCAGGAGCCTGCGATTCTGGCAGGGCATCTGCCGCCGCGGCAGGGTGCTGAGGAGGTCTGGCTGCAGGAGCCGGAGGATCGCTACGGCATTCTGACCTACTGCCCCAATACTCAGAAACCAAATGAGTTGGAGCGGGAGACAATTCCTACGCTGCGGGGCGATTATCGCGGTTTCTACCAGAACGTGGCGGACTCGCTGCTGGGATTGGCTGCGCCGGAGGTGACGGCGCGTTGCGCTGTCCGAACCGCGCGCATGATCGATCTGGCGTACGAAAGCGCTCGTATCGGAGCTACCGTCCGCGTGGACCATACCGGCTGGTAA
- a CDS encoding TolC family protein, which translates to MADARPLTCQSVETWNRVAWVAMERMTQHVRASGFHCRPRRWTLSAAAVLSLMLPLGAGAQVGASTQPGSNDHTASGVTTVQGAEQIFSSVPQAAGSTQVTQQDFKGSIVDGKATDGVLELTLDDAIQRGFRTNLGLILQGAQTQTVNGQKLQALQALLPSVTGSASYTVEQVNLAAYGLSFPGLNPIIGPFQVFDFRAYLSQSLVNVSSIQKYIAAKHNFQGAKLTAEDARNMVVLTIGNAYLLCIADQARIDAAIAERANAKVSLDQATAAHEAGTSPKLDVLRARVDYQNADQQVIQTQNNLEKDKLNLARAIGLPLDQKLHIADAAPFTAATPTTPEQAFADAQKNRKDLQASAERVKGAASQRSAAKAEYYPTVDFNGDFGDLGTTPAHSHGTYTATGQVSVPILQIARTQGDIQVADANLKATQARYSDQVQQVNADVRDALLDIEAAEKLVEATKSNVDLANEALSEAQQRFRSGVADNLAVSDAQSQTEQANNQYISALYQHNIAKLSLARAVGYAGTNYKQALQLGGK; encoded by the coding sequence ATGGCCGACGCCCGGCCACTGACTTGCCAGTCAGTGGAGACGTGGAACCGAGTCGCTTGGGTCGCAATGGAGCGTATGACGCAACACGTTCGAGCCTCAGGCTTTCACTGCCGCCCACGGCGTTGGACACTGTCCGCGGCGGCTGTCCTTTCGCTGATGCTGCCACTCGGAGCCGGTGCCCAGGTGGGAGCGAGTACACAACCGGGCAGCAACGACCACACCGCCAGCGGCGTCACCACCGTTCAGGGTGCAGAGCAGATTTTCAGCTCTGTCCCACAAGCAGCGGGCAGCACGCAGGTAACACAGCAGGATTTCAAGGGATCCATCGTTGATGGCAAGGCCACAGACGGCGTGCTGGAACTGACGCTGGACGATGCGATCCAGCGCGGCTTTCGCACGAACCTGGGCCTGATCCTGCAGGGCGCTCAGACACAAACCGTGAATGGTCAGAAACTGCAGGCATTGCAGGCTCTGCTGCCCTCGGTCACCGGATCTGCTTCCTACACGGTAGAGCAGGTGAACCTTGCCGCCTACGGCTTGAGCTTCCCCGGATTGAATCCCATCATCGGCCCTTTCCAGGTCTTTGACTTCCGCGCGTATCTGTCGCAGTCACTGGTGAATGTCAGCAGCATTCAGAAGTACATTGCTGCGAAGCATAACTTTCAGGGCGCGAAGCTGACCGCGGAAGACGCACGCAACATGGTGGTGCTGACCATCGGCAATGCTTACCTTCTCTGCATTGCGGATCAGGCGCGCATTGATGCTGCCATCGCGGAACGTGCCAATGCGAAAGTGTCTCTCGATCAGGCCACTGCAGCGCATGAAGCCGGCACCAGCCCCAAGCTGGACGTGCTGCGCGCCCGCGTGGACTATCAGAATGCGGATCAGCAGGTCATCCAGACGCAGAACAATCTGGAGAAGGACAAGCTGAATCTCGCTCGAGCGATTGGCCTGCCACTGGACCAGAAGCTCCACATTGCCGATGCAGCTCCCTTCACTGCCGCAACACCCACCACACCCGAACAGGCGTTTGCCGATGCGCAGAAGAACCGCAAGGACCTGCAGGCATCCGCAGAACGGGTAAAGGGTGCGGCATCGCAAAGGTCTGCGGCAAAAGCGGAGTACTACCCGACCGTCGACTTTAACGGCGACTTCGGCGACCTGGGTACCACGCCTGCTCACTCGCATGGAACCTATACCGCAACGGGACAGGTCTCCGTACCCATCCTGCAGATTGCACGCACGCAAGGTGATATTCAGGTGGCAGACGCCAACCTGAAGGCGACACAAGCTCGTTATTCCGACCAGGTGCAGCAGGTAAACGCAGACGTTCGCGATGCCCTGCTGGACATTGAAGCAGCGGAAAAGCTGGTGGAAGCCACCAAGTCCAACGTGGATCTGGCAAACGAAGCACTTAGCGAAGCGCAGCAGCGCTTCCGCTCCGGTGTAGCAGACAATCTGGCCGTCTCCGATGCGCAGTCGCAGACCGAACAGGCGAACAACCAGTACATCAGCGCGCTGTATCAGCACAACATCGCAAAGCTTTCATTAGCGCGCGCCGTCGGCTATGCCGGAACGAATTACAAACAAGCTCTTCAACTCGGAGGAAAGTGA
- a CDS encoding HlyD family secretion protein → MADSDQQQQQQNKAAAPDPSETAPAKARRKFIIILVVLLLVLVAGFFYWRSTLTEDTDDAQVDGDLYQVSARVSGQVIKVSVTDNQEIKQGDVIAEIDPRDYQVAVEQAEAQLANAKASYLQANSNVPIVSVQTRTQVATSGSDVATAEASVAQAQKNVAAAQARVDQAKANALKAQLDVDRYKPLVEKDVISKQQFDQAVAQAAATSGALLEAQQNVIAQQAAVAQTQSRLNSARSDAAQARENGPKQIAVQQARAQAADADILTAQAKLDQAKLNLSYCHIVAPIGGIINKKNVSVGQNISPGQNMLTIIPLDNLWITANFKETQLQHMKVGQEVTVKVDALGGRKYKGRVTQVGGATGSRLSLFPPENATGNYVKVVQRIPVRIDLEKGENDDHLLRPGYSVVPDVGIK, encoded by the coding sequence GTGGCAGATTCCGATCAGCAGCAACAGCAGCAGAACAAAGCAGCAGCACCCGATCCGTCTGAGACGGCACCGGCAAAGGCTCGCCGCAAGTTCATCATTATTCTTGTCGTCCTCCTTCTCGTTCTGGTGGCCGGCTTCTTCTACTGGCGCTCCACGCTGACGGAAGACACAGACGATGCGCAGGTGGATGGCGATCTGTACCAGGTATCCGCACGTGTCTCCGGCCAGGTCATCAAGGTCAGCGTCACAGACAATCAGGAGATCAAGCAGGGCGATGTTATCGCTGAAATTGATCCGCGCGACTACCAGGTAGCAGTTGAGCAGGCAGAAGCACAGCTTGCCAATGCCAAGGCCAGCTACTTACAGGCCAACTCAAATGTACCCATTGTGAGCGTTCAAACGCGCACGCAGGTGGCGACATCGGGATCGGACGTTGCGACGGCCGAAGCTTCTGTGGCACAGGCACAGAAGAACGTCGCTGCAGCGCAGGCTCGCGTCGATCAGGCAAAGGCAAATGCTCTGAAGGCTCAGCTCGACGTGGACCGCTACAAGCCCCTCGTCGAAAAGGACGTTATCAGCAAGCAGCAGTTTGATCAGGCGGTTGCACAGGCAGCAGCCACCAGCGGCGCCCTGCTGGAAGCACAGCAGAATGTGATTGCGCAACAGGCAGCTGTGGCGCAGACGCAATCCAGGCTGAACTCTGCCCGCAGCGATGCAGCACAGGCTCGCGAGAACGGCCCCAAGCAGATTGCAGTGCAGCAGGCTCGTGCACAGGCCGCCGATGCGGACATCCTGACGGCACAGGCAAAGCTGGACCAGGCCAAGCTGAACCTGAGCTACTGCCACATCGTCGCGCCAATTGGCGGCATCATCAACAAGAAGAATGTTTCGGTGGGTCAAAACATCTCGCCCGGCCAGAACATGCTGACCATCATCCCGCTGGATAACCTCTGGATCACCGCGAACTTCAAGGAAACCCAGCTCCAGCACATGAAGGTGGGCCAGGAAGTTACCGTGAAGGTAGATGCTCTGGGTGGCCGCAAGTACAAGGGCCGCGTAACTCAGGTTGGTGGTGCAACAGGTTCACGCCTGTCGCTCTTTCCGCCGGAGAACGCCACGGGTAACTACGTGAAGGTAGTGCAGCGCATCCCGGTTCGCATCGACCTGGAAAAGGGTGAGAATGACGACCACCTGCTGCGTCCCGGCTACTCCGTGGTTCCGGATGTAGGCATTAAGTAA
- a CDS encoding Dps family protein: protein MAVAMKKAESKDLITPHWHEKAVEIQKWGTVVQDLPLGLDADVRAKSCKALNQLLADSITLRDMYKKHHWQVAGPTFYQLHLLFDKHFDEQVEIVDSIAERIQILGGVSIAMGGDVAEVSRIARPPRGKEEVPVQISRLLEAHKIIIEDCHKIAKQADDNGDDGTNDLAVSDVLRVNELQAWFIMQHLVDMPLIHAK from the coding sequence ATGGCAGTCGCAATGAAGAAAGCTGAGTCAAAAGATCTAATTACACCGCACTGGCACGAGAAGGCCGTGGAAATTCAGAAGTGGGGCACCGTCGTTCAGGACCTGCCGCTGGGGCTGGATGCAGATGTCCGGGCAAAATCGTGCAAGGCACTGAACCAGCTTTTGGCAGATTCCATCACCCTGCGCGACATGTACAAAAAGCACCACTGGCAGGTTGCCGGCCCCACCTTCTATCAGCTCCACCTGTTGTTTGATAAGCACTTTGACGAACAGGTAGAGATCGTCGACTCCATCGCAGAACGCATTCAGATTCTGGGTGGCGTTTCCATTGCGATGGGTGGTGACGTAGCAGAAGTAAGCCGCATCGCACGGCCTCCACGTGGCAAGGAAGAGGTTCCCGTGCAGATCTCGCGCCTGCTCGAAGCGCACAAAATCATCATTGAAGACTGCCACAAAATTGCCAAACAGGCCGACGATAACGGTGATGACGGCACCAATGATCTGGCTGTCTCCGACGTACTTCGTGTGAATGAACTGCAGGCGTGGTTCATCATGCAGCACCTGGTAGATATGCCGTTGATCCACGCGAAGTAG
- a CDS encoding glycosyl hydrolase-related protein: MISTNCLSWTNCLHRIYEWVGENGRVVFRIPAGAKSATLTNLMEKPEGSPISVVDTNKVGVPVSPYSITSLRIDYPDAQKQ; this comes from the coding sequence ATAATATCGACAAATTGTCTAAGTTGGACGAACTGCCTACATCGAATCTACGAATGGGTAGGGGAGAATGGCAGGGTCGTGTTCCGCATTCCTGCGGGGGCGAAGTCTGCTACGTTGACGAATCTGATGGAGAAGCCTGAAGGTAGCCCGATATCCGTTGTTGACACGAATAAGGTTGGGGTTCCTGTAAGTCCTTATTCAATTACGTCATTGCGTATCGATTACCCGGATGCTCAAAAGCAATAA
- a CDS encoding glycoside hydrolase family 38 C-terminal domain-containing protein, with amino-acid sequence MKTIESSLSRRDFLIQGTAAVGTVAVSNCLAQVVHNSANSKRILHIMGHSHIDAAWLWPWRDGADEALNTFRSALNRIKDTPGFCYTHSSSMHYRWVQNADPGMFEEIKQRIREGRWEVVGAWPVEPDCNIPSTESFARHCLYGKQFCKNELGVDVKIGFNPDSFGHAAGLPTILKNAGYEYYVFMRPQEHEMDLPLLFWWEGPDGSRVLALRIYDTYEAKPSDIASAVTHDFSPGMDHAAFFLGVGDHGGAVTAAQIREVLKMKGDRSLPELRWSTLHEFFEAVKKSPAFGSLPVVRHELQHHSRGCYSAYGEGKALNRRAERSMVEAESISLFSSLTTTHQYPHKEFIDSWWKILFCQFHDMAAGTSLYTDYQDVRDSLGFACEVAQTTKIEALQTMARQVDTSKVVQGAVFLWNPLPWPRKTLVEYYTGRRPDNLELITHLTDKDQKKYPIQWISSESMTQNHLRLTAWVDLPACGYKLFELAHGPAPGGDKLSNAIAVSETGFGISSVKAEDGTELLARSIGLVVVSDTSDTWAHGVKQFRQEMGCPTLVSAGVVEDGPVTRVTRHRATWMESEIILDLVQYAGIEAVELRFVINWHQHEQMLKLEIPTALVQPRIFTKVPGAIIERSVNGEEEPYQDWAAVQGKIGFNDYTLALINEQTYSYDCLDGLFRTVLIRSAPFARHRPAPTTYFDANAWQDQGRQERRFWLVAKKGTHSQLALDRLAEELQSPAEHVMTSAHAGHMEWEQSFFDVSPSSVWVLALKPAENVKDGYVVRIQERSGTATKTSLKSALMNLDHEVKLGPWELKTLLIQHSTSGPAKVKEVSILEV; translated from the coding sequence ATGAAAACGATTGAAAGCAGCCTGTCCAGAAGAGACTTCTTAATTCAGGGCACAGCAGCTGTTGGCACCGTGGCCGTTTCTAATTGCCTTGCTCAGGTTGTGCACAATAGCGCAAACAGCAAGCGCATATTGCATATCATGGGGCATTCGCATATTGATGCGGCGTGGCTATGGCCGTGGCGCGATGGTGCCGATGAAGCATTGAACACATTCCGCAGTGCGTTGAATCGCATCAAAGACACGCCGGGATTCTGCTATACCCACTCTTCCTCGATGCATTATCGCTGGGTCCAAAACGCGGATCCCGGCATGTTTGAAGAGATTAAACAGCGTATTCGCGAAGGCCGCTGGGAAGTGGTAGGGGCTTGGCCTGTTGAGCCCGATTGCAATATCCCCTCAACAGAAAGTTTCGCTCGACACTGTCTCTACGGAAAACAATTCTGCAAGAACGAGCTTGGAGTTGATGTCAAAATCGGATTCAATCCTGACTCCTTCGGACACGCTGCTGGACTTCCAACCATCCTTAAGAACGCAGGCTATGAATACTACGTTTTCATGCGGCCACAAGAACATGAGATGGATCTTCCACTGCTGTTCTGGTGGGAGGGTCCGGATGGTTCACGTGTACTCGCGCTCAGGATTTATGACACCTATGAAGCCAAACCTTCCGATATTGCATCTGCCGTAACTCACGATTTCTCACCTGGTATGGATCATGCCGCCTTCTTCCTTGGCGTCGGCGACCACGGAGGCGCAGTAACTGCCGCGCAGATACGCGAAGTCCTGAAGATGAAAGGTGACCGGAGTCTTCCGGAGCTACGCTGGAGCACATTGCATGAGTTCTTCGAGGCAGTAAAGAAATCGCCGGCGTTCGGCTCCCTGCCTGTGGTTCGCCACGAATTGCAGCATCATTCGCGGGGCTGTTACTCCGCTTACGGAGAAGGCAAAGCCCTCAACCGTCGCGCGGAACGGTCCATGGTGGAAGCCGAATCCATCTCTCTGTTCTCGAGCCTGACGACGACGCATCAATATCCCCACAAGGAATTCATCGATTCGTGGTGGAAGATTCTTTTCTGCCAGTTCCATGACATGGCAGCGGGAACATCCCTTTACACCGACTATCAGGATGTGCGCGACAGCCTTGGATTCGCATGCGAGGTTGCTCAGACGACCAAGATAGAAGCGCTGCAGACGATGGCTCGTCAAGTAGATACCAGCAAGGTGGTACAGGGCGCCGTATTTTTGTGGAACCCCCTACCTTGGCCACGCAAAACATTAGTCGAGTACTACACAGGACGACGCCCCGACAATCTGGAACTTATTACTCACCTAACTGACAAAGATCAAAAGAAGTATCCAATTCAATGGATTTCTTCTGAGAGCATGACGCAAAACCATCTGCGCCTTACCGCCTGGGTGGACTTACCTGCTTGTGGATATAAGTTATTCGAACTTGCCCACGGTCCTGCACCTGGTGGTGATAAACTCTCGAATGCCATCGCAGTTTCCGAAACTGGCTTCGGCATCTCTTCTGTGAAAGCCGAGGACGGGACCGAGCTTCTGGCCAGGAGCATCGGACTGGTGGTTGTGTCCGATACGTCAGACACCTGGGCGCATGGCGTGAAGCAATTCCGTCAGGAAATGGGCTGTCCCACTCTTGTTTCTGCCGGGGTTGTAGAAGATGGACCCGTTACTCGAGTTACCCGTCATCGCGCAACGTGGATGGAATCCGAAATCATTCTCGATCTTGTTCAGTATGCAGGTATCGAAGCAGTAGAACTCCGCTTCGTCATCAATTGGCATCAGCATGAGCAGATGCTGAAACTCGAGATCCCAACCGCACTGGTCCAGCCACGTATCTTCACCAAGGTTCCTGGAGCAATCATTGAACGCTCCGTCAATGGCGAAGAAGAGCCGTATCAGGATTGGGCAGCAGTGCAAGGCAAGATCGGTTTCAACGACTACACTCTTGCGCTCATCAACGAGCAGACCTATAGCTACGATTGCCTCGACGGACTCTTCCGGACAGTGCTCATCCGATCTGCACCATTCGCTCGCCACAGACCCGCGCCCACCACCTACTTCGATGCCAATGCATGGCAGGACCAGGGGCGCCAGGAGCGCCGATTCTGGCTTGTGGCCAAAAAAGGAACACATTCTCAATTAGCGCTGGACCGCCTTGCAGAAGAGCTACAAAGCCCAGCCGAACATGTCATGACATCGGCTCATGCAGGGCATATGGAATGGGAGCAGTCGTTCTTTGATGTGTCTCCAAGCTCTGTCTGGGTACTCGCACTCAAACCCGCAGAGAACGTCAAGGATGGCTATGTCGTTCGCATACAAGAACGTTCCGGAACGGCGACAAAGACATCCCTGAAAAGCGCTCTCATGAATCTTGATCATGAAGTCAAACTTGGTCCATGGGAATTGAAGACGTTGCTCATCCAACACTCAACCTCCGGCCCGGCAAAGGTGAAAGAAGTATCCATCCTCGAGGTTTGA
- a CDS encoding alginate export family protein, with translation MKKSLLLLAVASMAPSLFSQTSPSATTGPLVTVAIRERTNATQWFAATPTAEVYGHQDSLLRLSLTQRIRKVDYMLDLGQSAELALPTDAVSPIAAQGQLGLGGTYYAANNSNAYPAAASFRQGFLRYHFHEDGGAARIGRFEFFEGQEMSAKAPSLRWLQTNRVAQRLVGNFGFSNGQRSFDGMDVKLGGAAWDVTAMAGRVTQGVFNTNANPELNVDIQYLSFSRYLNQHLLVRGFGVGYHDGRTGITKTDNRTATARALDHTNIRIGTYGGDIVAAIPTGKTTVDFVLWGAGQSGRWGVLDHSAGAIAVEGGIKLNTVASMPWFRGGHFRSTGDDNPNDGKHNTFFQMLPTPRVYARDPFYNLMNSTDTFVQMIDNPSKKIEIRSDLHFLQLTSKQDFWYQGGGAFDNKVFGYTGRPSNGNASFSSLFDISTDYAITPQVSLTAYYAHAYGKTVIATIYPRNRDSNYGYFELNYKFQKHL, from the coding sequence ATGAAGAAGTCCCTCCTCTTGCTCGCTGTTGCGAGCATGGCTCCCTCTTTGTTTTCTCAGACCTCCCCATCGGCAACAACGGGGCCGCTTGTTACGGTTGCCATTCGTGAACGCACGAATGCCACTCAGTGGTTTGCTGCGACTCCAACTGCTGAAGTGTATGGGCATCAGGATTCGCTCTTACGCCTTTCGTTGACGCAACGAATACGCAAAGTCGACTACATGCTGGACCTGGGCCAGAGCGCTGAGCTGGCGCTTCCAACGGATGCAGTTTCGCCGATTGCAGCGCAGGGGCAACTTGGCCTGGGAGGCACGTACTATGCCGCGAACAATAGCAATGCGTACCCAGCGGCTGCGTCGTTCCGGCAGGGTTTTCTTCGCTATCACTTCCATGAGGATGGAGGCGCGGCACGCATCGGGCGCTTCGAGTTTTTCGAAGGGCAAGAGATGTCGGCCAAGGCCCCGTCACTTCGCTGGTTGCAAACGAATCGTGTTGCCCAGCGTCTGGTGGGTAACTTCGGGTTCTCCAATGGACAGCGATCATTCGACGGCATGGATGTGAAGCTTGGCGGGGCAGCCTGGGATGTTACTGCGATGGCGGGCCGTGTAACGCAAGGTGTCTTCAATACGAATGCCAATCCGGAGCTTAACGTTGATATTCAGTACCTTTCGTTTTCTCGGTACCTGAACCAGCACCTACTTGTTCGTGGCTTTGGGGTTGGATATCACGATGGGCGTACGGGGATTACAAAAACAGATAACCGGACAGCTACAGCAAGAGCACTGGACCACACGAATATTCGCATTGGCACATACGGCGGCGATATTGTTGCTGCAATTCCTACAGGCAAAACTACGGTGGATTTTGTACTGTGGGGTGCAGGGCAGAGCGGTCGCTGGGGCGTTCTGGATCACTCCGCCGGTGCGATCGCGGTAGAAGGCGGCATTAAGCTCAACACTGTGGCATCGATGCCATGGTTTCGTGGAGGACACTTTCGTTCGACTGGTGACGATAATCCCAATGACGGGAAACACAATACATTTTTCCAGATGTTGCCGACCCCGCGCGTTTATGCGCGTGATCCGTTTTACAACCTGATGAACTCCACAGATACATTTGTGCAAATGATCGATAATCCCAGTAAGAAGATAGAAATCCGGAGCGATCTACATTTTCTGCAACTCACATCGAAGCAGGATTTCTGGTATCAGGGTGGAGGAGCGTTTGATAACAAGGTGTTTGGGTACACCGGGCGCCCCTCAAACGGCAACGCCAGCTTCTCATCGCTCTTCGATATCAGCACGGATTATGCCATCACGCCACAAGTATCACTGACGGCCTATTATGCTCATGCTTATGGGAAGACGGTGATCGCGACGATCTATCCTCGCAATCGTGATTCTAACTATGGATACTTCGAGTTGAACTACAAGTTCCAAAAGCATCTTTAG